The window AGTATAGCCGCGTCACCTTCTCCCGGGGGACGGCACTGGAACGTCCAGAGGCCGAGCTGATTTCGCTAAACCACCCGCTTGTGCAGCAAATCGTCGAGTACTGTCTCGATGGGGACTGGATCGATGGCCAGGTTGCAGCACTGGTGACGGCAGATTCCGACTCCGCTCCGGGGATTCTCGCAACGTACCGACTCGGATACGTCAGCGGCGATGGGGAGCTACCTACAGAGGATTACGTCCGGGTCTATGTCACCGCCGAAGGGGAAGTAATGGAAACACCGCCCCGGATTGCGGGGACACTTCCTCCTGCCGTCGCAACTGCACATCCACAGTCGTACGCACTCGCGGAAGAGACGGATTCTCTGCTCGACGTGACTGAATCGAGGGCCCGCGAACGGGTCGAGGAACTCGCAGAGGGTGTTCAAGAGGAACGGCAGAAGGATGTCGATATCAAGGAACGGCACGCACGCCGCTATTTCGAGCAGAAGATCCGGGAGCAGGAAGACCGGCTCAGGGAATACGAGATCGAAGAGACGGATACGGACAAGGACATGACGATCGCCATCAGGGGCGCACGGAGCAAACTGGAGGAACTCGAGGAAGAGTGGGAGGCAGAGCAGGAGCGTCTCGAGCGCGAGCGGATGGTGATTCCAGACGAACCCGAGTTGATCAACGCTGCCGTCGTCACCAGCAGGATTCCGGCTGTCTCGGAGGCAGTTATGCTCGACGGAACTGGCGATGATTTCTCTGCTGTCGCGGATGCGATGGATATCGAACAGCCCGACGAGGCGGACTCGCGACTGTCCTTCGTGGAGAGCTACGCAGCTCTCGAATCTGTCAGTGACCTCGGCTCTGCGGCGCGACTATTCCGGGCAGGCGAAGCACCGGATACATCTGGCTTCACGTATCGGCAGTTCGGTGAAGAAGAAATCGGACTCCTGGGAGACACTGATCTATCGAACGAGGATGTCGTGGACGCTGCAGACGGACTCAGGGGGCTGATAGCCGAGTTCAATCAGAGTCCATCTATTCAGCCCTGTCTTGTTCGCGGAGCCGTGGACGCCTTCTCTCAGGACGGCCAGCTGTTCGTGAACCTCGAAGCCTGGGAGCAACAGCCGCGCCGGTACTGGATTACTGTACTGGCCCGTGAGATTGCCACAATGCGTTCGCAGGGGGGCCCAGAGCAGCTTTACCAGCGGACGCTCGAAACGATACGAGAGGCAGTCTAGCTGGCTTCGAGCGCCTCCCGTATCGCGAGCCCCACGGCTTCGGCGAGAAGCGGTGGAACAGCATTTCCGACCTGTCGGTACGCGGCAGTTCGACTGACGGGGAACACGAAACGGTCAGGGAACGACTGGAGCCGCGCGGCCTCTCGAACGGTGAACGACCGAGCCTCGTGGGGATGGATGTGCATGTGGCCATCCTTGTGGATATGCGCGGGTATCGTCGATGAGGGACGGTCCGCCTGTTGCTTTGTGTAGTTGTCAGCGAACACGTCCTCCCGATAGGGCTGGAGCTCGTCCTGCAGGTCGCCGATACGCCACCCGGTCCCGGCTCCAAGGAGCGAGTAGATCGACAAGTCAGTGAGATTGTGGAACCGGGCTTCGTGATTGTGGAGCACCGGTCGCTCGCCGTCGTCCGTCGCCGCAGCCGGTGCGTCCTCACGGGCCCAGAGCTGATACTCTGTCACGGGTGGGAGTTCGTAGCGATCGGTCGCGGCGGGCGGGTGCGGATCGTCGGCCCGGGTCCCGGCAGGGGAAAGTGGCGGCAGGTCAGAGATCGCCTCGGCGACGGTGACCCAGGGCTCACGCGACCGGGGCTTCGAACTCGCGTTCTCCTCTGGGTCATCAACCCACCTGTCCAGTGTCTCCTGTGGCTGTTCGTGCTCCGGATTCGAAGTGAGGCGGGCCTCTCGTTCTTCCTCCGTAGCTGGCTCACGATGGGAGCGCCATTCCTCGATTTTCGGTGGCCG of the Haloglomus salinum genome contains:
- a CDS encoding DNA cytosine methyltransferase; the encoded protein is MAADSLSAIDLFCGAGGLSTGLEWAGFEVEWAVDNDEAAVETYRENHPDVDCTTADLSGYTLPEFETGIDLVAGGPPCPPFSVVGRSKLNSLEGRDATTDSRTQLWERLRDAVDKYEPSAFLMENVEGMSSATNEAGESVLEHICGQFSSLGYRVRPRVVDAADYGVPQHRKRLLIIGTKNGRRPPKIEEWRSHREPATEEEREARLTSNPEHEQPQETLDRWVDDPEENASSKPRSREPWVTVAEAISDLPPLSPAGTRADDPHPPAATDRYELPPVTEYQLWAREDAPAAATDDGERPVLHNHEARFHNLTDLSIYSLLGAGTGWRIGDLQDELQPYREDVFADNYTKQQADRPSSTIPAHIHKDGHMHIHPHEARSFTVREAARLQSFPDRFVFPVSRTAAYRQVGNAVPPLLAEAVGLAIREALEAS